A region from the Halomarina litorea genome encodes:
- a CDS encoding PH domain-containing protein: MKLDPRSVPYRAAETVARLVWVVVIFSVTSSGVDPAFGVPIVVLGVLAVLAVAAGYQFAYWQRFEYDLTADTFDIRSGVLSRRTREIPYKRVQNVDISRNVFQRLLGVAEVRIETAGGSDTEAHLRFVSAGEATRLQNDLGRLKRGGDAPEEETPPAAEPLYAITPRELLLLGAVSVDFRLVSFLSVAAPVFWPTFADLFAPFAPPGLQVLSPILLAPLGVLTLYLASVLVGAVVAGTNYYGFRLTREGDELRYERGLVQRFSGTIPLAKVQTLTVRANLLARVIDHASLAVETAGYAPGDDNGSQSAVPFAERNRVFRLARSVEPFEDPDFERPPKRARTRYLVRYGTVALGVILGSYLVVRFTPLSGAWWGTLVLLPVVPLAAHAKWSARGYALQDGHVITRNGYLVQTVKVVPYYRVQTVLVSQSPFQRRRDLATLVVDTAGSRSLTGRDPRAVDIDATTADRLRDEVESRLYEALDDERARRARRRPADRPEAGSGRLGESSDPAV; the protein is encoded by the coding sequence ATGAAACTCGACCCCCGCTCGGTCCCCTACCGGGCGGCGGAGACGGTGGCGCGACTCGTCTGGGTCGTCGTCATCTTCTCCGTCACCTCCTCGGGGGTCGACCCGGCGTTCGGCGTCCCGATAGTCGTCCTCGGGGTGCTCGCGGTGCTGGCCGTCGCGGCGGGCTACCAGTTCGCCTACTGGCAGCGCTTCGAGTACGACCTCACCGCCGACACGTTCGACATCCGCTCGGGCGTCCTCTCCCGGCGGACCCGCGAGATACCCTACAAGCGCGTCCAGAACGTCGACATCAGCCGGAACGTCTTCCAGCGACTGCTCGGCGTGGCGGAGGTGCGCATCGAGACGGCCGGCGGGAGCGACACCGAGGCGCACCTCCGGTTCGTCTCGGCCGGGGAAGCGACCCGCCTCCAGAACGATCTCGGACGACTGAAACGCGGGGGGGACGCGCCGGAGGAGGAGACGCCCCCAGCCGCCGAACCGCTCTACGCCATCACGCCCCGCGAATTGCTCCTGTTGGGTGCGGTGTCCGTCGACTTCCGTCTCGTCTCGTTTCTCTCGGTGGCGGCGCCGGTGTTCTGGCCGACGTTCGCCGACCTGTTCGCGCCCTTTGCCCCGCCCGGCCTGCAGGTGCTCTCGCCGATCCTCCTCGCGCCGCTTGGCGTGCTGACGCTCTACCTCGCCTCGGTGCTCGTCGGGGCCGTCGTCGCGGGGACGAACTACTACGGCTTCCGCCTCACCCGCGAGGGCGACGAACTCCGGTACGAACGGGGCCTCGTCCAGCGCTTCAGCGGGACCATCCCGCTCGCGAAGGTGCAGACGCTCACCGTCCGGGCGAACCTCCTCGCGCGGGTCATCGACCACGCGTCGCTGGCCGTCGAGACGGCGGGCTACGCCCCCGGCGACGACAACGGGTCGCAGTCGGCCGTGCCGTTCGCCGAACGCAACCGCGTGTTCCGCCTCGCCCGCTCCGTAGAACCCTTCGAGGACCCCGACTTCGAGCGCCCGCCGAAGCGCGCCCGGACGCGCTATCTCGTCCGGTACGGCACCGTCGCGCTGGGGGTGATCCTCGGCTCGTACCTCGTCGTCCGGTTCACGCCGCTCTCGGGCGCGTGGTGGGGAACGCTCGTGCTCCTGCCCGTCGTCCCGCTGGCCGCCCACGCGAAGTGGAGCGCACGCGGGTACGCCCTGCAGGACGGACACGTCATCACGCGCAACGGCTACCTCGTCCAGACGGTGAAGGTCGTGCCGTACTACCGCGTCCAGACGGTGCTCGTCTCGCAGTCCCCGTTCCAACGCCGCCGGGACCTCGCCACGCTCGTCGTCGACACCGCCGGGTCGCGCTCGCTGACCGGTCGCGACCCCCGGGCGGTCGACATCGACGCCACCACCGCGGACCGCCTCCGCGACGAGGTGGAGTCCCGGCTCTACGAGGCACTCGACGACGAGCGTGCCCGTCGGGCGCGCCGTCGCCCCGCAGACCGTCCGGAGGCGGGGAGCGGTCGTCTCGGCGAGAGTTCCGACCCCGCGGTTTGA
- a CDS encoding PH domain-containing protein: protein MTAVEGERLDVEPPAGTVRTLDPNVRVVWAAQALVSALVAGVVVGIASSIVRGPLWAGPAAFALLGALGVALSVARYRVWRYQVREDSLFLERGVFTRTKTVVPYVRIQHVDSSRGPLERAVGLASAVVYTAGSRGADVTIPGLIPEDAEALQDRLKRLAIAAEGEDAV, encoded by the coding sequence ATGACAGCGGTCGAGGGAGAACGGCTCGACGTCGAACCACCGGCGGGGACGGTACGGACGCTGGACCCGAACGTGCGGGTCGTGTGGGCGGCGCAGGCCCTGGTGAGCGCGCTGGTCGCCGGCGTCGTCGTCGGCATCGCCTCGTCGATCGTGAGGGGGCCGCTCTGGGCCGGGCCGGCCGCGTTCGCCCTCCTCGGGGCGCTGGGAGTCGCGCTCTCGGTGGCCCGCTATCGGGTGTGGCGCTACCAGGTCCGCGAGGACTCCCTCTTCCTCGAACGGGGCGTGTTCACCCGCACGAAGACCGTCGTCCCGTACGTCCGCATCCAGCACGTCGACTCCAGTCGCGGCCCCCTCGAGCGGGCAGTCGGCCTCGCCTCCGCGGTGGTGTACACCGCGGGGTCGCGCGGGGCCGACGTGACGATTCCGGGCCTGATCCCCGAGGACGCGGAGGCGCTACAGGACCGCCTGAAGCGCCTCGCCATCGCCGCCGAGGGCGAGGACGCCGTATGA
- a CDS encoding YqjF family protein, whose translation MSPLSMTWRDVLFAHWPVDPGLVQPRLPDGVDVDTHDGRAWLGVVAFVMEDIRPSVLPRGLTFPELNLRTYVTHESGKPGIYFFNLDAADPLGVAIARRGFRLPYYRASMRADREGTGVHFSSRRTHRGQPPMAFDATYGPASGRIGDRERADFLTERYRFYTASDDGQVYAGDVTHPRWPLRPGRVEFRRNDCFRANGFDHPPGNPLVHYSPTVDVTARRLAKL comes from the coding sequence ATGTCGCCGCTCTCGATGACGTGGCGCGACGTGCTGTTCGCCCACTGGCCGGTCGACCCGGGACTCGTCCAGCCGCGGCTCCCGGACGGCGTGGACGTGGACACCCACGACGGGCGGGCGTGGCTCGGCGTCGTCGCGTTCGTCATGGAGGACATCCGCCCCTCCGTCCTCCCGCGCGGGCTCACCTTCCCCGAACTCAACCTCAGGACCTACGTGACCCACGAGTCGGGAAAACCGGGCATCTACTTCTTCAACCTCGACGCCGCCGATCCCCTCGGCGTCGCCATCGCTCGGCGTGGGTTCCGACTGCCCTACTACCGGGCGTCGATGCGCGCCGACCGCGAGGGGACCGGCGTCCACTTCAGCAGCCGTCGGACCCACCGCGGCCAGCCGCCGATGGCCTTCGACGCGACGTACGGTCCCGCGTCGGGGCGAATCGGGGACCGCGAGCGGGCGGACTTCCTCACCGAGCGCTACCGCTTCTACACCGCCAGCGACGACGGGCAGGTGTACGCGGGCGACGTGACCCACCCGCGCTGGCCCCTCCGGCCGGGGCGCGTCGAGTTCCGGCGCAACGACTGCTTCCGGGCCAACGGGTTCGATCACCCGCCGGGCAATCCGCTGGTCCACTACAGCCCGACGGTGGACGTGACGGCCCGGCGACTGGCGAAGCTATGA
- a CDS encoding aldo/keto reductase produces MEYTTLGDTGMEVSRICLGCMSFGTSDWRDWVLDEEAGMELVDRAIDLGINFFDTANMYSRGESERVLGEALDGRREEQVVATKGFFRMDEDDPNSGGLSRKAIEHQLDASRERLGMDTIDLYQIHRWDYDTPIEVTMRALDDAVRREKVRYLGASSMWVHQFADALHTSDRLGLDRFVTMQNHYNLLYREEEREMLPYCEQEGVGVIPWSPLARGYLTRPHEEVEATTRGKSDSHAQRHPYFEGGGVEINERVEELAAEEDATMAQIGLAWVLSKEWVDAPIVGTTSIEHLEEAVEALDIDLSDSDVEYLEEPYEPVRVSGHE; encoded by the coding sequence ATGGAGTACACCACGCTCGGTGACACCGGGATGGAGGTCAGCCGCATCTGTCTCGGCTGTATGAGCTTCGGGACCAGCGACTGGCGCGACTGGGTCTTAGACGAGGAGGCGGGCATGGAACTCGTCGACCGGGCCATCGACCTCGGTATCAACTTCTTCGACACGGCGAACATGTACTCGCGCGGCGAGTCCGAACGCGTCCTCGGGGAGGCACTGGACGGTCGCCGCGAGGAACAGGTCGTCGCCACGAAGGGCTTCTTCCGGATGGACGAGGACGACCCGAACTCCGGGGGACTCTCGCGGAAAGCCATCGAACACCAACTGGACGCCTCCCGGGAGCGCCTCGGGATGGACACCATCGACCTCTACCAGATTCACCGCTGGGATTACGACACCCCCATCGAGGTGACGATGCGCGCCCTCGACGACGCCGTCCGCCGCGAGAAGGTTCGCTACCTCGGCGCCTCCTCGATGTGGGTCCACCAGTTCGCCGACGCCCTGCACACGAGCGACCGACTCGGTCTCGACCGGTTCGTCACGATGCAGAACCACTACAACCTGCTCTACCGCGAGGAGGAACGGGAGATGCTCCCCTACTGCGAGCAGGAGGGCGTCGGCGTCATCCCGTGGTCGCCGCTCGCACGCGGGTACCTCACCCGTCCCCACGAGGAGGTGGAGGCGACGACCCGCGGAAAGTCCGACAGCCACGCTCAGCGCCACCCGTACTTCGAGGGCGGCGGCGTCGAGATAAACGAACGCGTCGAGGAACTCGCGGCCGAGGAGGACGCGACGATGGCTCAGATCGGTCTCGCGTGGGTGCTCTCGAAGGAGTGGGTCGACGCCCCCATCGTCGGGACGACGAGCATCGAACACCTGGAGGAGGCCGTCGAGGCCCTCGACATCGACCTCTCCGACAGCGACGTGGAGTACCTCGAAGAGCCGTACGAACCGGTCCGCGTCTCCGGCCACGAGTAA
- a CDS encoding SRPBCC family protein: MSTTLARTPDGYRIEVGRRVGASTEACWEVLIDTHRWPEWGPSVRAVECDDGERYIQYGTRGRVQLALTGGPWAPFEVTACADYRWTWRVGVPAGDAMRNVLDAAPRVPATGHRVEPLGANACRVVFEVPPLAAGYVPVCRRALDRIEELAVGAQAGDER; encoded by the coding sequence ATGAGTACGACGCTCGCACGGACGCCGGACGGGTATCGAATCGAGGTGGGGCGTCGCGTTGGCGCGTCCACCGAAGCGTGCTGGGAGGTCCTCATCGACACCCACCGGTGGCCCGAGTGGGGCCCGAGCGTCCGCGCCGTCGAGTGCGACGACGGGGAGCGATACATCCAGTACGGGACCCGAGGGCGCGTCCAGTTGGCCCTCACGGGGGGGCCGTGGGCACCGTTCGAGGTCACGGCCTGTGCCGACTACCGGTGGACGTGGCGGGTGGGCGTGCCCGCGGGCGACGCGATGCGGAACGTCCTCGACGCGGCTCCCCGCGTTCCGGCGACGGGTCACCGGGTCGAACCGCTCGGAGCGAACGCCTGTCGGGTCGTCTTCGAGGTGCCGCCGCTGGCGGCCGGGTACGTCCCCGTCTGTCGGCGCGCGCTGGACCGAATCGAGGAACTGGCCGTCGGCGCACAGGCCGGAGACGAGAGGTGA
- a CDS encoding HVO_2901 family zinc finger protein has product MTHTCRNCKRTFSSKLDLELHQDTCSDAQLFCDKCGDRFAERRATRDGWHFECPNEDCDGAGLGEDLRQVRDALTVAR; this is encoded by the coding sequence ATGACGCACACCTGCAGGAACTGCAAACGGACGTTCAGTTCGAAACTCGACCTCGAACTCCACCAGGACACCTGTTCCGACGCGCAGTTGTTCTGCGACAAGTGCGGCGACCGCTTCGCGGAGCGACGGGCGACCCGCGACGGGTGGCACTTCGAGTGCCCGAACGAGGACTGCGACGGCGCGGGCCTCGGCGAGGACCTCCGGCAGGTACGCGACGCGCTCACTGTCGCCCGATAG
- a CDS encoding DoxX family protein: protein MILQTTPFDTAFAGIVLLLGRVLFGGILAFTGINHFMQTEQMAGYAEAKGVPAAGLMVPFTGGMLVVGGLAIVLGVYPIVGAGALALFLLVSTPLMHDFWNAPEEQQQTEMTQFLKNVSLLGGSLVFLALAGVEWPYSLGLGLL from the coding sequence GTGATACTCCAGACGACCCCGTTCGACACGGCCTTCGCCGGCATCGTCCTGTTGCTCGGCCGGGTGCTGTTCGGCGGCATCCTGGCGTTCACGGGTATCAACCACTTCATGCAGACAGAGCAGATGGCGGGCTACGCCGAGGCCAAGGGCGTTCCCGCCGCGGGCCTCATGGTCCCGTTCACGGGCGGGATGCTCGTCGTCGGCGGCCTCGCCATCGTCCTCGGCGTCTACCCCATCGTCGGGGCGGGCGCGCTGGCGCTGTTCCTGCTCGTCTCGACGCCCCTGATGCACGACTTCTGGAACGCCCCCGAGGAGCAACAGCAGACCGAGATGACGCAGTTCCTCAAGAACGTCTCGCTGCTCGGCGGGTCGCTGGTCTTCCTCGCCCTCGCGGGCGTGGAGTGGCCCTACTCGCTCGGCCTCGGCCTGTTGTGA
- a CDS encoding helix-turn-helix domain-containing protein, giving the protein MATITRAEIPAEEFALLETLRSVPEVTFDCERIVESGSELVMPLVWARGATREELEGALSDDPSVREFSLLADFDDDLLYRMTWVEQVHLVLEMVTTLHATVMDASCDGATWTLRVFYPDHDALSRTNEFCESHGLSFEVTHVREMEGEPSGRFGLTDEQFEALTLACQEGYFSVPRRTDLDELAADLDISHQALSERIRRGTEVLVEEALLVGPLSDR; this is encoded by the coding sequence ATGGCGACCATCACGCGAGCAGAGATTCCAGCGGAGGAGTTCGCCCTTCTAGAGACGCTCCGGTCGGTACCCGAGGTCACGTTCGACTGCGAGCGCATCGTCGAGAGCGGGAGCGAACTGGTGATGCCTCTCGTGTGGGCGCGCGGGGCGACGCGGGAGGAATTGGAGGGGGCGCTGTCGGACGACCCGAGCGTCCGGGAGTTCTCGTTGCTCGCCGACTTCGACGACGACCTGCTCTACCGGATGACGTGGGTCGAACAGGTCCACCTCGTCCTGGAGATGGTGACGACGCTCCACGCGACGGTGATGGACGCCTCCTGCGACGGGGCGACGTGGACGCTGCGCGTCTTCTACCCCGACCACGACGCCCTCTCGCGGACCAACGAGTTCTGCGAGAGCCACGGCCTCAGCTTCGAGGTGACCCACGTCCGGGAGATGGAGGGCGAGCCCTCCGGCCGGTTCGGCCTGACCGACGAACAATTCGAGGCGCTCACGCTGGCCTGCCAGGAGGGGTACTTCTCGGTGCCGCGCCGGACCGACCTCGACGAACTCGCCGCCGACCTGGACATCTCGCACCAGGCGCTCTCGGAACGTATCAGGAGGGGAACGGAGGTACTGGTCGAGGAGGCGCTCCTCGTCGGCCCACTGTCCGACCGGTAA
- the otsB gene encoding trehalose-phosphatase, whose translation MPDATRPGSASDDRAPLVGNWLSRIDDHLHAAGGLLLCLDFDGTLAHIAEDPTTVAPTAECRRALVDLADREDVRVAVISGRALDDVRDRVGLDGIYYAGNHGLELDEVGDTVVHPVAEKHRPTVRAACEALSDRLVDEPGCHVEDKGVTATVHHRLAPDERTARIRALVRSTVEEVGGDALRLTPAKAAIELRPDLDWGKGDAVRTFRERVSEDYLPMYVGDDSTDESAFEAVAADGIGVHVGDGRDTAATFRVPDPDGVASFLDWLSTRE comes from the coding sequence ATGCCCGATGCCACCCGTCCGGGGTCCGCGAGCGACGACCGCGCCCCGCTGGTCGGGAACTGGCTGTCCCGCATCGACGACCACCTCCACGCCGCCGGCGGCCTCCTCCTCTGTCTCGACTTCGACGGGACCCTCGCACACATCGCGGAGGACCCGACCACGGTCGCCCCGACGGCGGAGTGCCGCCGGGCGCTCGTCGACCTCGCCGACCGTGAGGACGTGCGCGTGGCCGTCATCAGCGGGCGCGCGCTGGACGACGTGCGCGACCGCGTCGGACTGGACGGCATCTACTACGCGGGCAACCACGGCCTCGAACTCGACGAGGTGGGCGACACCGTCGTCCACCCCGTCGCCGAGAAACACCGCCCGACGGTGCGGGCGGCCTGCGAGGCGCTCTCGGACCGCCTCGTCGACGAACCCGGCTGTCACGTCGAGGACAAGGGCGTGACCGCGACGGTCCACCACCGCCTCGCGCCGGACGAGCGCACCGCCCGCATCCGCGCGCTCGTCCGCTCGACGGTCGAGGAGGTGGGCGGGGACGCCCTCCGCCTGACGCCCGCGAAGGCCGCAATCGAACTCCGCCCGGACCTCGACTGGGGGAAGGGCGACGCGGTGCGGACGTTCCGCGAACGGGTGTCCGAGGACTACCTCCCGATGTACGTCGGCGACGACAGCACCGACGAGTCCGCCTTCGAGGCCGTCGCCGCCGACGGAATCGGCGTCCACGTCGGAGACGGTCGTGACACCGCCGCGACGTTCCGCGTGCCGGACCCGGACGGGGTGGCGTCGTTCCTCGACTGGCTCTCGACCCGCGAGTGA
- a CDS encoding DUF7344 domain-containing protein — MSVDVGVSEETTTREGARETTTEATSEQGTARLSKDTVFEALTNSRRRATLHYLEANDGEANIGDLAEHIAADENGISELELNSAQRKRVYIGLYQCHLPKLDEMGIVDFDKHRGTVVLVPETAAQVYPYLHLDPLSESSEEDGGLLRGLRNRLRG; from the coding sequence ATGAGCGTCGACGTGGGTGTCTCCGAGGAGACGACCACGCGCGAGGGCGCACGCGAGACGACCACGGAGGCGACTTCGGAGCAGGGGACGGCCCGCCTGTCGAAGGACACCGTCTTCGAGGCGCTGACGAACAGCCGCCGCCGAGCGACCCTCCACTACCTCGAGGCCAACGACGGCGAGGCGAACATCGGGGACCTCGCGGAGCACATCGCGGCCGACGAGAACGGCATCTCGGAGCTGGAGCTGAACTCGGCCCAGCGCAAGCGGGTGTACATCGGTCTCTACCAGTGTCACCTCCCGAAGCTCGACGAGATGGGTATCGTCGACTTCGACAAGCACCGGGGAACGGTCGTCCTCGTGCCCGAGACCGCGGCGCAGGTCTACCCCTACCTCCACCTGGACCCCCTCTCGGAGTCCTCCGAGGAGGACGGCGGCCTCCTGCGCGGCCTGCGGAACCGACTCCGCGGCTGA
- a CDS encoding tyrosine--tRNA ligase produces MDTAERRELLTRYTDEVVTEEELEDVLARDEPRAYIGYAPTGEMHIGHFTTLRKLADFLRAGVEVTVLVADLHAHLDDEKSPFDLLEARADYYQVAIEAMVEAAGADPERIEFVRGTDFELDQPYTLELYRMMADTTISRAQRAGSEVVRQSENPKLGGLVYTLMQSLDVAALDADIAYGGIDQRGIYMLARELLPDYGYAKPVCVFAPLLSGLTGGKMSASDAASKVNLTDTREQVAEKLQSAYCPMGEVEDNGVLEYVRFLVFPLLDERGETFVVERPEKFGGDLTYEDYESLEADFVSEDLHPQDLKNATADHLADLLAPVRERLLDDPDLLATAYPDREE; encoded by the coding sequence ATGGACACGGCCGAGCGGCGGGAGCTACTCACCCGCTACACGGACGAGGTCGTCACCGAGGAGGAACTCGAGGACGTACTCGCACGCGATGAGCCCCGGGCGTACATCGGCTACGCGCCCACCGGCGAGATGCACATCGGCCACTTCACGACGCTTCGCAAACTCGCGGACTTCCTCCGGGCAGGCGTCGAGGTGACGGTGCTCGTCGCGGACCTCCACGCCCACCTCGACGACGAGAAGAGCCCCTTCGACCTGCTGGAAGCCCGGGCGGACTACTATCAGGTCGCCATCGAGGCGATGGTCGAGGCGGCGGGCGCGGACCCCGAGCGCATCGAGTTCGTCCGCGGGACGGACTTCGAACTCGACCAGCCCTACACGCTCGAACTCTATCGCATGATGGCCGACACGACCATCTCGCGGGCGCAGCGCGCCGGAAGCGAGGTGGTGCGCCAGTCGGAGAACCCGAAACTCGGGGGGCTCGTCTACACGCTGATGCAGAGCCTCGACGTCGCCGCCCTCGACGCCGACATCGCCTACGGCGGCATCGACCAGCGGGGCATCTACATGCTCGCCCGCGAACTCCTGCCGGACTACGGCTACGCCAAGCCCGTCTGCGTGTTCGCCCCCCTCCTGTCGGGGCTGACCGGCGGGAAGATGAGCGCGAGCGACGCCGCCTCGAAGGTCAACCTCACCGACACCCGCGAGCAGGTCGCGGAGAAACTCCAGAGCGCGTACTGCCCGATGGGCGAGGTGGAGGACAACGGCGTCCTCGAGTACGTCCGCTTCCTCGTCTTCCCGCTCCTCGACGAGCGCGGGGAGACGTTCGTCGTCGAGCGCCCCGAGAAGTTCGGCGGCGACCTGACCTACGAGGACTACGAGTCCCTCGAAGCCGATTTCGTCAGCGAGGACCTCCACCCGCAGGACCTGAAGAACGCGACGGCCGACCACCTCGCGGACCTCCTCGCGCCCGTGCGCGAGCGACTCCTCGACGACCCGGACCTGCTCGCCACGGCGTACCCCGACCGCGAGGAGTGA
- a CDS encoding isopentenyl phosphate kinase, translated as MTVLKLGGSIVTDKDSPETLAKHAIAHAAMAIAGYVEAEADNDLVLVHGGGSFGHFHASEHDVTPTEGSRDGAAVLAIHEAMQELNEAVVGALADEKVPALPVHPLSAARRSAEGDLSLPLETTATMVEEGFVPVLHGDVVVHEGAGATILSGDELVVELARGLDADRVGLCSAVPGVLDEAGSVVRRIQAFEDVESVLGASESTDVTGGMAAKVQELLDLEMPASIFAVDDLGPFLAGDAVGTRID; from the coding sequence ATGACTGTCCTCAAACTCGGCGGGAGCATCGTCACCGACAAGGACTCCCCGGAGACGCTGGCGAAACACGCCATCGCGCACGCGGCGATGGCCATCGCGGGGTACGTCGAGGCGGAGGCCGACAACGACCTCGTCCTCGTCCACGGCGGCGGGAGTTTCGGGCACTTCCACGCCAGCGAACACGACGTCACCCCCACGGAGGGGTCCCGCGACGGGGCCGCGGTCCTCGCCATCCACGAGGCGATGCAGGAACTCAACGAGGCCGTCGTGGGTGCGCTGGCCGACGAGAAGGTCCCCGCGCTCCCGGTCCACCCGCTCTCGGCGGCCCGTCGCTCGGCGGAGGGGGACCTCTCGCTCCCCCTGGAGACGACGGCGACGATGGTCGAGGAGGGGTTCGTTCCCGTCCTCCACGGCGACGTCGTCGTCCACGAGGGGGCCGGTGCGACCATCCTCTCCGGTGACGAACTCGTCGTCGAACTCGCCCGGGGGCTGGACGCCGACCGGGTCGGCCTCTGTTCTGCGGTGCCAGGCGTCCTCGACGAGGCGGGGTCGGTCGTCCGCCGGATTCAGGCGTTCGAGGACGTCGAGTCCGTCCTCGGGGCCAGCGAGTCGACGGACGTGACCGGCGGGATGGCCGCCAAGGTGCAGGAACTGCTCGACCTGGAGATGCCCGCCTCCATCTTCGCGGTCGACGACCTCGGGCCGTTCCTCGCGGGCGACGCCGTCGGGACGCGCATCGACTGA
- the mvk gene encoding mevalonate kinase, which translates to MTVSSAPGKVYLFGEHAVVYGEPAVPCAIERRATVSVERRDDDRLRVEARDLTLDGFTVEYSGGSADRPDVNVPTPLVEAAMGYIDGAVEQAREAADAPDAGFDMVVESTIPLGAGLGSSAAVVVAGIDAAARELGVELAPDDVADRAYRVEHEVQDGQASRADTFCSAMGGAVRVEGDDCRRIEDAPNLPFVVGYDGGAGDTGELVAGVRELREEYDFAADTVRAIGDIVRRGEGALEEDDVEEVGRLMNFNHGLLSALGVSSRSLDAMVWAAREADALGAKLTGAGGGGCIVALDETPAAETALSYTPGCEDAFRAELDRKGVRAE; encoded by the coding sequence ATGACCGTTTCGAGCGCGCCGGGGAAGGTCTACCTCTTCGGCGAGCACGCCGTCGTCTACGGGGAACCGGCGGTGCCGTGTGCCATCGAGCGCCGCGCCACGGTGTCCGTCGAGCGACGCGACGACGACCGACTGCGCGTCGAGGCGAGGGACCTTACCCTCGACGGCTTCACCGTGGAGTACAGCGGCGGATCGGCCGACCGGCCCGACGTGAACGTCCCGACGCCGCTCGTGGAGGCCGCGATGGGCTACATCGACGGGGCCGTCGAGCAAGCACGGGAGGCGGCGGACGCCCCCGACGCGGGTTTCGACATGGTCGTCGAGAGCACCATCCCGTTGGGGGCGGGCCTCGGCTCCTCGGCGGCCGTCGTCGTCGCCGGCATCGACGCCGCGGCGCGCGAACTGGGCGTCGAACTGGCCCCCGACGACGTCGCCGACCGGGCCTACCGGGTCGAACACGAGGTACAGGACGGGCAGGCATCGCGCGCGGACACCTTCTGCTCGGCGATGGGCGGGGCCGTCCGCGTCGAGGGCGACGACTGCCGGCGCATCGAGGACGCCCCGAACCTCCCGTTCGTCGTCGGGTACGACGGCGGGGCGGGCGACACCGGGGAACTGGTCGCCGGCGTCCGCGAACTCCGCGAGGAGTACGACTTCGCCGCGGACACCGTCCGGGCAATCGGGGACATCGTCCGTCGCGGGGAGGGGGCACTGGAGGAGGACGACGTCGAGGAGGTGGGCCGCCTGATGAACTTCAACCACGGCCTGCTGTCGGCGCTCGGCGTCTCCTCGCGGTCGCTCGACGCGATGGTGTGGGCCGCGCGGGAGGCGGACGCCCTCGGCGCGAAACTCACCGGGGCGGGCGGCGGGGGGTGTATCGTCGCGCTGGACGAGACGCCGGCCGCGGAGACGGCGCTCAGTTACACGCCGGGGTGCGAGGACGCCTTCCGCGCCGAACTCGACCGCAAGGGGGTGCGCGCCGAATGA
- a CDS encoding winged helix-turn-helix domain-containing protein yields the protein MEGVLWYMLTGARGGPNRIRILRALVERPRNANQLAEDLDLDYTTVRHHLDVLKKHNAIYDSGGGYGTVYLLTDEVERHWGTVERIIETMEEA from the coding sequence ATGGAGGGCGTCCTCTGGTACATGCTCACCGGGGCGCGGGGTGGCCCCAACCGGATTCGCATCCTTCGGGCACTCGTCGAGCGCCCGCGGAACGCGAACCAGCTAGCAGAGGACCTCGACCTGGACTACACCACCGTCCGTCACCACCTCGACGTGCTCAAGAAGCACAACGCCATCTACGACAGCGGCGGGGGGTACGGGACGGTGTACCTGCTGACCGACGAGGTGGAACGACACTGGGGGACCGTCGAACGAATCATCGAGACGATGGAGGAAGCATGA